Proteins from a genomic interval of Candidatus Hydrothermales bacterium:
- the rplO gene encoding 50S ribosomal protein L15, which yields MLDLSKLRPIKGATKKPKRVGRGIGSGHGKTSGRGHKGAKSRSGKEKGPEFEGGQTPLYRRLPKRGFVNPFGEKYEVINIKNLVEKFKEGEEATYEEMKKRRVLRKNLKVKLLSKGDINFPIKVYVHKASEKAIQKIKEAGGEVIFIK from the coding sequence ATGCTTGATTTGAGTAAATTAAGACCTATAAAGGGAGCAACAAAAAAGCCAAAAAGGGTTGGTAGAGGAATAGGCTCAGGTCACGGTAAAACATCTGGTAGAGGTCACAAAGGAGCAAAATCAAGATCAGGTAAAGAAAAGGGTCCTGAATTTGAAGGTGGACAAACACCCCTATATAGGAGATTACCAAAAAGGGGATTTGTAAATCCCTTCGGCGAAAAGTACGAGGTTATAAACATAAAAAATTTAGTGGAAAAGTTTAAAGAGGGAGAGGAGGCAACTTACGAAGAGATGAAAAAAAGAAGAGTTCTAAGAAAAAATCTAAAAGTTAAGCTTCTCTCAAAAGGAGATATAAATTTTCCCATAAAAGTTTATGTTCATAAAGCCTCTGAAAAGGCAATTCAAAAAATTAAAGAAGCAGGTGGTGAAGTAATATTTATAAAATAA
- the rpmD gene encoding 50S ribosomal protein L30: MKRYLKIKQIKSKIGANWKAKRTLEALGLRKIGQVVIKKDTPQIRGMIDKIKYLVEVEEIIEKEGGGS; encoded by the coding sequence ATGAAAAGATATTTAAAGATAAAACAAATTAAATCTAAGATAGGAGCTAACTGGAAGGCCAAAAGAACACTTGAGGCTCTCGGACTAAGAAAAATAGGGCAGGTTGTTATAAAAAAAGATACACCTCAAATCAGGGGTATGATTGATAAAATTAAATATCTTGTTGAAGTTGAAGAAATTATTGAAAAAGAGGGGGGAGGGTCTTAG
- the rpsE gene encoding 30S ribosomal protein S5, which produces MEEKTLIENIISLNRVAKVVTGGRRFKISAWVAIGDGEGRVGIGHGKAAETPDAIAKALKRAKKSMISVPVINGTIPHPVVGKVGASKILLKPAGPGTGLIACHTVRAILEAAGYKNVLTKALGSTTPCNLAQATMAALSKLKDPRLVAKRRGLPISRVIRKFMIS; this is translated from the coding sequence ATGGAGGAAAAAACCCTTATTGAAAATATCATATCATTAAACCGCGTTGCTAAAGTTGTAACAGGAGGAAGAAGATTTAAGATTTCTGCATGGGTTGCTATTGGGGACGGAGAAGGTAGGGTCGGAATAGGACATGGCAAAGCAGCTGAAACCCCTGATGCTATTGCAAAAGCTCTAAAAAGGGCAAAAAAGAGTATGATAAGTGTTCCAGTTATAAATGGAACAATACCACATCCTGTTGTTGGAAAAGTAGGTGCCTCAAAAATTCTCTTAAAACCTGCAGGCCCTGGCACAGGCCTTATTGCCTGCCACACCGTTAGAGCAATTCTTGAAGCAGCTGGCTACAAAAACGTTTTGACAAAGGCTTTAGGCTCAACTACACCTTGTAATCTTGCTCAAGCAACAATGGCAGCTTTATCAAAACTTAAAGACCCAAGATTAGTTGCAAAAAGAAGAGGTTTACCTATTTCAAGAGTTATAAGAAAATTTATGATTTCCTAA
- a CDS encoding DUF2905 domain-containing protein: protein MKIFEEFGKLLLFLGAFLILIGLLFYFSSKIEFQKNFPKLPRLPLDIIIEKENFKFYFPLGTSIVISVILTILLNILFKFLKK, encoded by the coding sequence ATGAAAATATTCGAAGAATTTGGGAAATTGCTTTTATTTTTAGGAGCCTTCTTAATTTTAATTGGCCTTTTATTCTACTTTTCCTCAAAAATTGAATTCCAAAAAAATTTCCCAAAATTGCCACGATTACCCCTTGATATTATAATAGAAAAAGAAAACTTTAAATTTTACTTCCCCCTGGGAACCTCAATTGTTATTTCAGTTATCTTAACAATTCTTTTAAACATTCTCTTTAAATTCTTGAAAAAATAA
- the fmt gene encoding methionyl-tRNA formyltransferase → MMFEGSFIFFGTGDFAAKVFLSLLKNGIKPDAIVTAPDKPQGRGLKITPPPVKELSLQHGIRKDRIFQPHDVNHPALISELKKLEPEIIFLTDYGQILDKELLDLPKYGAINLHPSLLPKYRGAAPLERAIMNGEEETGFTFFIMDEKIDTGKIIYQENIKIGDKTKGDIEAIISERAISVFVEIYDKYKRGEIKPRPQQGEASYAHKLTEEELWIDWKKSAFLVMRHIHALSPTPGARTHFDGKYIKIYKVQENKDYSGPAGKIVIEGSRLFVMCGESSVEVLELQPAGKRKMTASEYVQGNHPFWAE, encoded by the coding sequence ATGATGTTTGAAGGTAGTTTCATATTTTTTGGAACAGGAGATTTTGCTGCTAAAGTATTTTTGTCACTTTTGAAAAATGGGATAAAACCAGACGCCATCGTAACAGCCCCAGATAAACCCCAAGGTAGAGGGCTAAAAATTACCCCTCCCCCTGTAAAAGAACTTTCTCTACAACACGGTATAAGAAAAGATAGAATCTTTCAACCCCACGATGTGAATCATCCCGCACTCATAAGCGAACTAAAAAAACTTGAACCTGAAATAATCTTTTTGACCGATTACGGTCAAATACTCGACAAAGAGCTATTAGATCTACCAAAATATGGTGCAATAAATCTTCATCCCTCTCTTTTACCGAAATACAGGGGAGCCGCACCCTTAGAAAGAGCCATTATGAACGGAGAAGAAGAAACAGGCTTTACCTTTTTTATAATGGACGAAAAGATTGATACTGGAAAAATAATCTATCAGGAAAATATTAAAATAGGTGATAAAACTAAAGGCGACATTGAGGCTATAATTTCGGAGAGAGCAATCAGCGTTTTTGTAGAGATTTATGATAAGTATAAAAGGGGAGAAATAAAACCAAGACCTCAACAGGGAGAAGCATCCTATGCTCATAAGTTAACTGAAGAAGAACTTTGGATCGACTGGAAAAAAAGTGCATTCTTAGTAATGAGACACATTCATGCATTATCACCCACACCCGGTGCAAGAACCCATTTTGATGGAAAATACATCAAAATTTATAAAGTACAAGAAAATAAGGATTATTCAGGCCCCGCAGGAAAAATAGTAATTGAAGGTTCAAGACTATTTGTTATGTGTGGCGAAAGTTCAGTAGAGGTTCTTGAACTTCAACCAGCAGGAAAAAGGAAAATGACAGCCTCAGAATACGTTCAAGGCAACCATCCCTTCTGGGCAGAATGA
- the def gene encoding peptide deformylase, with product MKKVLEIRYYGDPILRKRTRPVRKITQEIKDLVSQMIDTMEFHEGAGLAANQVGEDLSIFVVSEKVVGKEKGPLVVINPEIINIKGQIIMEEGCLSIPGIYAEVERAEFVDLKYVNLKGEDKVLKANGLLARVILHEYDHLKGFLFIDRVDRDTRRILIARYRKNIELEKGRIKV from the coding sequence GTGAAAAAGGTTCTTGAAATAAGGTATTACGGGGATCCAATCCTTAGGAAAAGGACAAGACCTGTTAGGAAAATAACACAGGAAATTAAAGATTTGGTATCTCAAATGATTGATACAATGGAATTTCACGAAGGAGCAGGTCTTGCCGCAAATCAGGTCGGTGAGGATTTATCAATTTTTGTAGTTTCAGAAAAAGTTGTAGGAAAAGAAAAGGGCCCCCTTGTTGTAATAAATCCAGAAATCATAAACATAAAAGGCCAAATTATAATGGAAGAGGGTTGCCTTTCTATACCCGGGATCTATGCTGAGGTAGAAAGAGCTGAGTTTGTCGATTTAAAATATGTAAATTTAAAGGGGGAAGACAAGGTGCTAAAGGCAAATGGCCTTTTAGCAAGAGTTATATTACATGAATATGATCATTTAAAAGGTTTTTTATTTATCGATAGAGTTGATAGAGATACAAGGAGAATTCTAATTGCCCGCTATAGAAAAAATATTGAATTAGAGAAGGGTAGAATTAAAGTTTAA
- the yajC gene encoding preprotein translocase subunit YajC, translated as MIFNLISQSGSQEVNPIGAIIVFIFPFVAMLFIFYFFFIRPQQKEEKERIRMINSLKKGDKVVTLGGIIGTVVKVEDSAITLRTGPGTLIKFEKNAIKRKIGETVEGEKGS; from the coding sequence ATGATTTTTAACTTAATTTCACAATCTGGTTCACAAGAGGTTAACCCCATCGGTGCCATAATTGTCTTTATTTTCCCCTTTGTTGCGATGCTTTTCATCTTTTATTTCTTTTTTATAAGACCCCAGCAGAAAGAAGAGAAGGAAAGAATTAGGATGATAAATTCATTAAAAAAGGGCGATAAGGTAGTAACACTTGGCGGTATAATAGGAACAGTAGTTAAGGTTGAAGATAGTGCAATCACCTTAAGAACAGGACCAGGAACCCTAATAAAGTTTGAGAAGAACGCAATAAAAAGAAAAATAGGTGAGACTGTAGAAGGTGAAAAAGGTTCTTGA
- a CDS encoding peptidoglycan DD-metalloendopeptidase family protein yields the protein MGGNQKNGFLIHIVPLSGVGKVRKFLVTNFLVKLVISVVISFVFTTIFLLVYFFNTEVDKNKLNFLIRENSFLTKKISSLMLKNDSLVKKIEKLANEINKLRKHAGLDAIDEDFLKMGIGGSLVPSQGLASLEKRIDYMLKLVHKFDRKLSEYKDVIDKKKNELEHTPSILPVASGFIVSGFGYRKDPFTGRIKLHEGVDVSSGFGAPVISTAKGKVTYSGWREGYGLTVEIDHGNGFKTIYAHNSKNLVQVGESVERGEIIALMGSTGKATGVHVHYEVRLFNKPLNPINFIIPDHLYFD from the coding sequence ATGGGAGGAAATCAAAAAAATGGATTTTTAATTCACATTGTACCCTTAAGCGGTGTTGGAAAGGTAAGGAAATTCCTCGTTACCAATTTTTTAGTTAAATTAGTTATAAGTGTAGTAATTTCTTTTGTATTTACAACTATTTTTCTATTAGTTTACTTTTTTAACACTGAAGTGGATAAAAACAAGCTGAATTTTTTGATAAGAGAAAACTCATTTCTTACTAAAAAAATTAGTTCACTTATGCTTAAAAATGATTCTCTTGTTAAAAAAATAGAGAAGTTAGCAAATGAAATAAATAAGTTAAGGAAACATGCGGGTCTTGATGCTATAGACGAAGATTTTTTAAAAATGGGAATAGGAGGTAGCCTGGTGCCGAGTCAAGGCTTAGCAAGTTTAGAAAAAAGAATTGACTATATGTTAAAACTTGTACATAAATTTGATAGAAAGCTTAGTGAGTATAAAGATGTTATTGACAAAAAGAAAAATGAGCTTGAGCATACTCCTTCAATCTTGCCTGTTGCTTCAGGTTTTATAGTTTCAGGATTTGGTTATAGAAAGGATCCTTTTACAGGAAGAATTAAACTGCATGAGGGTGTAGATGTTTCGTCAGGTTTTGGTGCGCCTGTTATTTCAACAGCTAAGGGAAAAGTTACATACTCTGGTTGGAGGGAAGGTTATGGTCTTACTGTAGAGATTGATCATGGTAATGGTTTTAAAACAATATACGCACATAACTCAAAAAATTTAGTACAAGTTGGTGAATCGGTTGAAAGGGGTGAAATAATAGCTTTAATGGGTTCAACTGGAAAAGCCACAGGAGTTCACGTTCACTATGAAGTAAGACTCTTTAATAAACCCTTAAATCCAATAAATTTTATTATCCCTGATCATCTCTATTTTGATTAA
- the rplM gene encoding 50S ribosomal protein L13 translates to MEKITPMSFENVERKWYLVDLNGKVLGRAASRIALLLMGKRKPIYSPHLDVGDFVVAINADKIKVTGKKLTDKIYYRHSGYPGGLKLKKLKELLEKNPEKIIKLAVKRMLPKNKLGKKLIKRLKVYSGSSHPHIAQKPEPIEIDKIK, encoded by the coding sequence ATGGAAAAGATAACCCCTATGAGTTTTGAAAATGTGGAGAGGAAGTGGTATCTTGTTGACTTAAATGGAAAAGTTCTTGGGAGGGCGGCTTCAAGAATTGCACTACTTTTGATGGGCAAGAGAAAACCTATTTATTCACCTCACCTTGACGTAGGCGACTTTGTTGTAGCTATAAACGCTGACAAAATTAAAGTTACAGGAAAAAAACTTACTGATAAGATATATTATAGGCACTCGGGATATCCAGGAGGATTAAAACTTAAGAAACTAAAGGAATTGCTCGAAAAAAATCCGGAAAAAATTATAAAATTAGCTGTAAAAAGAATGTTACCAAAAAATAAATTAGGGAAAAAATTAATTAAAAGATTAAAAGTTTATTCTGGTTCGAGTCATCCCCATATTGCTCAGAAACCCGAGCCTATTGAAATAGATAAAATTAAATAA
- the rpsI gene encoding 30S ribosomal protein S9, whose product MSEVILTSGGRKTARARLRLRPGTGKIWVNGKRPLEYFKREDLIIHAFEPLKVVQKESDFDVVVKVEGGGLSGQAGAIRYALSRALVKYNEGFKAVLKSRGMLTRDSREKERMKYGLTKRRRAHQYSKR is encoded by the coding sequence ATGAGTGAAGTAATTTTAACTTCGGGAGGAAGGAAGACAGCAAGGGCGAGATTAAGACTTCGCCCTGGTACTGGAAAAATTTGGGTAAACGGAAAAAGACCACTTGAGTACTTCAAAAGAGAGGACCTCATAATTCATGCCTTTGAGCCTCTAAAGGTTGTCCAAAAAGAAAGCGATTTTGATGTAGTTGTTAAAGTAGAGGGAGGAGGACTTTCAGGACAGGCAGGTGCTATCAGGTACGCTTTAAGTAGAGCTCTTGTTAAGTATAATGAGGGATTTAAGGCAGTTTTGAAATCACGAGGTATGTTAACGCGTGATTCAAGAGAAAAGGAGAGGATGAAATATGGACTTACAAAACGCAGGAGAGCTCACCAGTATTCAAAGCGCTAA
- the rpsB gene encoding 30S ribosomal protein S2, which produces MDLQNAGELTSIQSAKISLEELLQHGVHFGHRSYRWNPKMQGYIYGKKEGIHIININKTIEKLREAIEFVEHKGSEGAIPLYVCTKKQGKEIIKEYAIKAGAYYVVERWLGGLLTNFETIRTRIEKMREIEKMREDGRLEKYPKKEQQKILTVYKKLEKNLGGLREMYELPGFLYIVDPVKEELAVREARKLKIPIVSLIDTDGNPEIIDYPIPGNDDAMKSIEYITRIITGAYLRGKAKAKGEEENV; this is translated from the coding sequence ATGGACTTACAAAACGCAGGAGAGCTCACCAGTATTCAAAGCGCTAAAATTTCGTTAGAGGAACTCTTACAACACGGTGTCCATTTTGGACATAGGTCCTACAGGTGGAATCCGAAGATGCAAGGATATATATACGGTAAAAAAGAGGGAATCCACATTATAAACATAAATAAAACTATTGAAAAACTTAGAGAGGCGATTGAATTTGTGGAACACAAGGGCTCAGAAGGCGCAATTCCCCTTTATGTATGTACAAAAAAGCAGGGAAAAGAAATTATAAAGGAATACGCAATAAAGGCAGGGGCTTATTACGTAGTTGAAAGATGGCTTGGAGGGCTTCTCACAAACTTTGAAACAATAAGAACAAGAATTGAAAAGATGAGAGAAATAGAAAAAATGAGAGAAGACGGTAGACTGGAGAAATACCCTAAAAAAGAACAACAGAAAATTCTAACAGTTTATAAAAAACTAGAGAAAAATTTGGGTGGCCTGAGGGAGATGTACGAGCTACCTGGATTTTTGTATATAGTAGACCCAGTTAAAGAAGAGCTCGCAGTAAGGGAAGCAAGAAAGTTAAAAATTCCTATAGTTTCACTAATAGATACAGATGGAAATCCAGAAATTATTGATTATCCAATACCTGGAAATGATGATGCTATGAAATCAATAGAATACATTACAAGAATTATAACTGGTGCTTATTTAAGAGGAAAAGCAAAAGCAAAAGGGGAGGAAGAAAATGTCTGA
- the tsf gene encoding translation elongation factor Ts yields MSEISPELIKELRERTGAGIMDCKKALIESNGDIEKAVEILRKIGIAKAEKKIDREAKEGIVEAYIHPGSKLGVLVELNCETDFVAKNEEFIKLAKEIAMQIAAMNPIAVKRENIPPEIIERERRIYYEQAKESGKPENIIQKIVEGKMENFFKEKCLLEQSYIRDPSITVGDLIKQYITKFGENIVVKRFARFKIGEQ; encoded by the coding sequence ATGTCTGAAATAAGCCCTGAACTAATTAAAGAATTAAGGGAAAGGACAGGTGCAGGAATAATGGATTGTAAAAAGGCTCTTATTGAGTCAAATGGTGATATAGAAAAAGCGGTAGAAATTCTTAGAAAGATAGGGATTGCAAAAGCAGAGAAAAAAATCGATAGGGAGGCAAAAGAGGGTATTGTAGAGGCGTATATTCATCCGGGATCAAAACTTGGTGTTTTGGTGGAGCTAAACTGTGAAACAGATTTTGTTGCCAAAAATGAGGAGTTTATAAAGTTGGCTAAAGAGATTGCTATGCAAATTGCTGCTATGAACCCTATAGCTGTTAAAAGGGAGAACATTCCTCCGGAGATAATTGAAAGAGAAAGAAGAATATATTACGAGCAAGCTAAGGAAAGCGGCAAACCTGAAAATATAATACAAAAAATAGTAGAGGGGAAAATGGAGAACTTTTTTAAAGAAAAATGTTTACTTGAACAGAGCTACATAAGGGATCCATCGATAACAGTTGGGGACTTAATTAAACAATATATAACAAAATTTGGAGAAAATATCGTAGTAAAAAGGTTCGCAAGGTTCAAAATAGGGGAGCAATAG